The sequence CGTTTAACCTCTAAGTTGTGTTGttggatgctgtgttgctgtaaacccccttgaggcagatttgtgatttgtgatattgggctatacaaataaaattgacttgacatatgTTTTCAGCCAATGAGAGGGGTGCTGGAAAAACACTGGCAAAAGCAGCCAAAacaatactgggggggggggggggaggcaacaCTTAACAGTTTTTAACATAGCCTAGAGTGGTCCAGCCATGTCGTCACTCTGTAAGACAAAATTAGCCAAAAGACAATTGATGGTGGCCCAAGCGGCCTCTAGAAGCCTCTACTCAGTTTGTTACAATGAGCGAAGGGAAATTTGTGCTTTTGGGATGGTTCACAGACCGAAATTTCCATTGTATTTttgtcttaaaaaaaaatccccaagatCTGAGTTTCACACAAGGTTAAATAGCCAACTAAATTTGCTCTACGAGTTTGTTATGTTGTCTTCAAAGGAGTTGGTGGTTTCGACAGGGAAGTCGAGCACACATTATGTGTGAAGTTGTGACAACACCATTGGGCGGAGGCTAACAACTTAGCTGTTAGCGGGTCCATCTCATACTTTCAAGCAAGTAATGCAAAGGTATAGCTAGCCCCAAATGGGACCCCATCTCTTTTGTAACGGTCTGCTATTCTGAAATGGTTTCCCATCTCAGTGGAACCTACAGTAAGACTCACTGCCCAATCGCCACGGGGTCGGCCCCCTTCAATCGAGCGGTTAGCAACGTCTACATTTGTCTCTGTTACGTTGGTGGCaggggtgggatccggaagtgcacagatcctcataagtctctctggagcgcgggaataacaaagcgcgagggtgcgcttccgggagagggtgactactgtaacctacaaaaagacccctttagtcgagcggttggcgatgtcaCCTCGCAATGCAGTAcaacgccggatcgaatcccgcagcgggcggcaatatgctcggttacatcaGTGACCGGTTAGGAGGCGATGGGGTTACAAATGGAGCTAGGGTATAGGCTAGCTAAAGATAGGAAAAGACAACATCATTTGGAATGTCAGACTACCGTATAATAATGCTAACAATCCACCACAAAACCGAGGTCCATGGGTTTTGCCATTTTTAAAAATGACGTAATCATGTCACAGCCACATCTCGTGAACTCGGGGCCGAAAGACAATTTCCTTTTCTCAAGTTGTAAATACCAAAAAAGGGGTTGTTCAAATGGGCTTTTCTCGTGCACACAGTAAATAAGACCCCCTTTGAAGGCGCCACTACTACAAAATGAAGTCACACTGGGCTACTATGGCCCTAACTTGCCAATGCGGTGGCCAAGCTAGCCAGCAATGTAATTAGCAACATTGCCCTCATTACTGCTTCCAATGTCATGAGGGCTACAACTATAAGCATTTGACAAAGACCTTGTTTGGGAGagattttgggtgtgtgtgtgggggggggggcaaataagaAAATATAAAGGGGGTTTTGGGCTGTGAGCCATGCACCATCTTGGGGCTAATTTCATACTACAAAGTGACAATGTGGCTCCTCTACCTTATcgggcaaaacacacacacaaaatcttaaaaaaaaaaggttataagtAGATTGAGGTGTGGTGGTTTGGGAAAACATTGCCTCTATTCCCCAAAAAATACTGACCAGAATCAGTCAGACACCATTTACTTTATAGGCAGGCGATAGGGCGAcagaaatgattaaaaaaaatgtaccaCAATACTGAGTAGCTAGTCCTAGACCTGGGATAAAAGCAAAGTCCCAGGGAAAGAGGATTGCGGCCCAGCATTTACAGATAATCTTTGGGACGAGGGAGGGCGAGAGAAACCTAGCAATACTGTTAACAAAATGAAGGAAAAAGAGAGCATCGGGCTCGCTTATCTCTGAAAGGCTCCTGCTACCCAACCCGCTCAGATGAATAAAGAGGTTTTAACCTAATTTCTCATATCCAACACCACTCTCACCCTCACcgaccagagagaaagacaggaataGATTTAAACAGAAAGAATATGTTAAAGCATCTGAATAAAACCATTAAAGCATCTGAATGGAACCATTTACGCAAAAGGAATACAACAGGAATATATTGTATTAGATGCTTTATAGCTTGAGGCTGCACTTCAATACAGTCGACCCTCAAGCTTTCAGCGAATAGGCTGGTTTCCATCAAACACTTATTCACTCCTATCTCGGGAGCATTTTGTGTcaggaaattaaaaaaatatatatatattaaactgaCAGACATTAAAATAGGTCTGCATAGGATAGCTTAAGCCATTTCAGCTTTGGCAAATTTAGTGCTTGCAAATGATTTCAGGTAAGGATGTGGTGCTTGCCTTGAGACAATACTGCGGTTTGGTCAACCATCGTGTTTCTCATCCTTGACTCATCAGATGGAAATAGAGATGTTGGTCAAAATGAAGATCAAACACCAGTGTAGCCTGTGAACTATACGATCTAACCAAAGCTTTACAGTGCCCTCTGGTGGGCGAAGTACAGAAACACAATGGGATTTGCAGCTGGAAAACAATCAGTGCCGACTGAGCTAATAGATTAGTATACTTGGCTGTGACTAGAAATCTATTGGACATGATCCTGATGCTGTAAGCCTCATCCATCTTGTTCCCCAAGAAGGCTTAAGAATCACATGGCATTATTTGTAAATATTAATTGACCCATGTTTATGTAATATTACATATAGTCAAAGAAACCACTATGCTTTATTGCAACACACCAGTGCAAAATAGCCATCATAATCGATGAATTAATCAATACGTTGCTTCCACTTTTTGACAAGGGACCGCTTGCAGCATTTTATCGAATCGAGTATTCAGTTTCATTCAGTTGAAAGTTCCCCTGCGGTGCCAGGAGATACCGGACATAATGGGAAATAACTCTCGATTAGTAGGAAGGTTGTTGGTGCTCGGAACCAAGGACGGAGCTGCTCACCTGTTCAGCACCATGGCCAGCTCTCcgttgctttcttttttttttgagcgggttggggggggggtcacctcaTGGTGTAGTTTTCCTGGTATGACAGGAGGCCTGCTGTTTCTTGCCTGCCCCTATGTCTGTTGGCTCATTGTTTTACTGTTGACAGCCTATGTCACAGAAGAAAATACCTATCCATGTGAAAAGTAATTAAGTCTTGTGAATCCCTTTTAGGGTGAAGAGACTTCTTGATTTTTAATTTAGTTCTAAGTCACTGCTGAGACTTCCGTGCCTTCTGCTCTTTGAGGAAGCACACATGTAATTCCAGATGGCTGGCATCGATGAAGGACATCGTCAAAAGCAGCTGCTCTTCAGTCTCattaagtacttttttttttgtcttctagGTCTCCCAGTGGTCGTCCATCTGTCTTACAATTTCACAGCAACTAAGTGTGATAAGGCTAGTTATGGTTCTCCATGCTGATATTTTGATTACAACTCCCATCACACTACTGATACCGCTGACTGGGCCCGGTCTCGGTTTAGAGCTGCATGTGGGATTGCAGATGACTGGCAGTGCCACATCTCACACACAAATCACATTTCTGTCTTATATCTGCTTGCCTTGTGCTAATAAGAAATAGTTGCAACGTTGTCGTATAAATTCAACTCTTTCTGATGACAAGTTGTCTAAGAGGGCTTTTGtgcttctgtttttatttttatttttttccctctggATTTTTGTAGTTCTATCCATAAATCACATCAagctgcatcagttcatctggacacaacatttattgagagaaacatttcatcactcatctaagtgtgaCTTCttgatgagcgatgaaacatttctctcagtaaacatgtctagatggactgattcaactttctgtaatttccttacctggattattgagcgtgcattaaGACATCTATCCATAAATCTTACTCAGCTTTTAAGGACAGACCACCTTTCTAGCTTCTATCCTACCACACACTGCAGTCAATGCAGAATAGAGGCATAAATCTctatgtcaaagaaggttgaatcagttgatctggatacAGGGTTTATAgacagatgtgtttcatcactcaattaaGTGACAGCTtccgtctaaactgactgcaggtatccccacccttatatacaacaTAGTACAATACAGAtgcctaatgaccgaaaccatCGGCCAGTTTCATatccaaatatggatgtgaccactAACTAGCGTTTCAAAGACCATGTGCAATGGCCATCATTAATGGCCAtcattaatggtcacacccatattttcaCATGAAACTGCTCATTGGTTTCATTCGTTATACATCtgccgccattttacaatgctatgattgcaacattccctaatcctctgtgaatattacacATGGCCTTGGAAACTCTAATTagtggtcacatccatatttgcatatgaaactggtccatggtttcggtcgttaggcaactgtattgtactgtattgtttataaggggtggggatacctgcagtcagtttagactgaagatgtcacttcattgagtgatgaaacatattggtcaataaatgctgtatccagatgaactgattcaaccttctttgagtttcttacctggattattgagcatgcatcaagacataaatCTCTATGCTTTTATTCTATAGGCACTTATAATTAAATAGGACATCTTATTTATACTAATTTCTATTAGCGTTAAACAGCTTATTCTAACCCTCCTCTGCCTGCTTCAATGGGAGGTCCAGTAagatgtctctctttttttttaatatgagccTTAATAGCACATTAAGCGTTTCACTTTTCAAGAGAAATAATTACTACAGTTAAAAATAAATGTTACATTTATGTTGAAATGTATATCAGGCATAGGGAAAGCGGCTGCTCTACACCCTATCTAGTACTAATTGTATCGAATTCCCTTGAAGAAAATTGATGATAGGAGTCAGAATGTACTCAACGGAAGTTTTTAATGGTCAGATGGGAAAAACCTTTCATCGGTAAgggggcataacaaatataaaagTCTGACAAGGATTTAACTAAAACCATGAATCAAAAACGACATAAAGCTAACAGCAAAGGGATTGTCTTTTGTCAAAGCTTTAAGCTGCCTACGGCTACAGAAAAACACCTTCACCCTCCTTTTAGGAGAGATTGAGTCAGAGAACAAGAGCACAGGTTTTCAAAGTCTGTTCCCATGCTAAACAGAACCTGAGAGAGCGGCATTTACCCTAAATGTCCCAGAGCTCTGCTCCTTTTTCCTACTCACAAGGTCCTGAAAGGTAGAGATGGGCAAAGATGCACTCTTGTCCCTCCGGGGGGCTTGAACCAAGTCCACCACCGTGCAACTGGACTTAGGACGCCTGCGTCTTAACGCCCGTTTCTCGGCCCTGGTCTTGGGTGCGGGAAGGCCCTCGCAGATTCGAGTGCAGGCTTTGGTGATGCCACAGAAGGAGGGGTCATCCGACTGAGAGGAGCCCTCGGAGCTGCCCTCTGTGGGCGAGTCTCTAAAGGAAGGGTGAATTAACCCTTTCACAGGGGATGCAGAGTTTGTGGGGATAGGCACGCCGTTACATTCAATGGCCCCATTAGCGAGCTCTGGAACACTGTGGGAGGAGGGTTTCAGAGTCTCCACTCTGGGATTAGTGCATGCCTTCTGCATTAGGAATGGgtaggagagaaaaagaaaaaagcagaagACTTGTTTAATCTgacaatgctactactactactactactactactacttttggctgctcccattagggatcgccacagcagatcatccatttccatctctccctgttctctgcatctttctgtgtcacaccaaccacctgcatgtcctccctcactacatccataaacctcctctttggccttcctcttttcctcttgcctggcagctccatcttcagcatccttctcccaatatacccagtatctctcctccgcacatgtccaaaccatctcaatcttgtctgtaaatgttctcattcatccaggtcatggttatccaaatatatatataccacggatatataccacgtccagttgcacttgattcaactcctttgaacatctcaatcttgcctctcttgctttgtctccaaactgtccaacctgagctgtccctctaatatactcattcctattcctgtccttcttcatccatccacccatccattatccaagccacttatcctaatcagggtagcgggatgctggagcctatcccagcagtcattgggcagcaggcaaagagacaccctggacaggccgccagtccatcacagggccgacacattcacacctagggacaatttcgtatggctgattcacctgacctatactatgtctttggactgtgggaggaaaccggagcacccagaggaaacccaaacagacacatgcaaactctacacagaggatgacctggactgacccccgaggttggaccaccctggaggtcgaacccaggaccttcttgctgtgaggcggccacactaaccactgaaccaccgtgccacccccttCTTCAtcacaccccaaaaaaaaaatcttcaactcttccacctccagctctgctttctgtcttttcaccagttccaccatctccaaaccatacaacatagtagttggtctcactaccatcttgtaaaccttccctttaactctcgctgcTACTCTTATgacacaaatcactcctggcactcgtCTCCACTGAATCCACCCTGCCagaactctcttcttcacctctcttctgcactccccgttactttgaacagctgacttcaagtatttaaacttaaccatcttcgtcacctctactcctttccTCACCATtcagctgtcctccctcttgttcacacatatgtattccgtcttgctcctactgactttcattcctcttctctccagtgcatacctccacttctccaggctctcctcaacctgctccctactctcacaatgtcatccgtgaacatcagtccgcggagactcctgcccaatcttgtctgtcaacctgtccatcaccattgcaaacaagaaagggctcagaaacgatccttgatgtaatcccacctccaccttgaacccatccgtcactacTACTGCAtatctcaccactgtcacgctGCCCTCATATATATTCAtaaccacccctacatacttctctgccactcccaactttctacaataccacacctcctctctcggcaccctgtcatatgctttctctaaatacacaaagacacaatgtaactccttctgaccttctctatacttctccacaaACACTCTAAGAGCAAGCCACATCTGTAgttctctttcgtggcatgaaaccatactgctgctcgctaatcatcacctctcctcttaacctagcttccactactctttcccatatcttcatgctgtggctgatcaactttacacctctgtagttactacagctctgcacatcacccttattcttgaaaatcggtaccagtatacttcttcttcactcctcaggcatctgaCATAATCTGACAATGCCACTATTCAACAATAACCAGTGTAACATTTTGTCACACCATACGCACCGTTCTGTTATCTGGAGAATGTGTCGCCTCTGTATACAAGGCTCCAGGACCTGTGAGTAAAATGATTAAGACACTTTTTATTAGGTTTAAAGTTTCCTTCGATGGGCGTGAGGCCCAAATTCCAGTTACTTGCAACTGCTACTTGCTTAACACCAAGTAAACCTAATTTCGGCTGCATTTTtgatggttttttttgtttttttatgagcTAAAAATCTAATTTCATCTTTGCTAAGGCACTACCCTCAACTAAGACTGAAGTTTTTTTAGTAACAGCTTCATACTAAGATATACAGCTTAATATTAATAGATCAACTTCTTATCAAAGCATGTAGGCTAAGGAAAAGTACCTCCCCATTCAGTCAGCTCTGCCTCCAGCTTGACTTGTGGACATTCTAATTAAAGAATGATTGACGCTCAACCGCATCAAAACTTTGTTGTTTGAAAACCACATAACACCTCATTTGAGAGCTAGCTCAGTGCATCACAGAACTCAaaataaacacaacacaaaaatagGCTTAGGTGTCAGATAATATACCAGGGAGGAATGCACCAGAACAAATATAAAGGGAAGCTTCAGGTTAATTTCCCATTATGCACTTATAAAGAACAACAACAATTACAACGTTACTTGCCTTCAGTGGTGGGCAACTGGAGGGACTCAGAGTGTAACAGTGGATATGACGCTCTCCTCTTCAAGCCCAAATCATCACAGGAAGAGAACTGCCTGCTCAGAAAATAGTAATTATAAGGGAGACAAAAGCACAGGATGTAATACATTTGTCAAGATATGATCTAAACTTCTTTGATCACTTAAGATTCCAGCTTCGATGTTTTCAATAAATAGTCAAATCAATTAACAGACTTAATGAGTAGAAGCCATTAGTGGTAACGTCAGGGGCTAGCGTTGATACAAAGTTATCCATTGCTATTTGAAATGTAACCTCTTTTCTAGAGCCTCACATTTTCTATCATAGTTATTTTTGCAAAGGAAATATCTTCtagattgttttgttttgctgtacTTTATATCGTAAAAGAGATGCTTTACACAGCCTCATTTGTTTTCACAGCAAAGTGTAAACAGCAAACTGCATACAGTTGACTGGCTACCTTTCAGGACAGCAGTAGCTGTAACTCTTGGATGTTGGCGGCTCTGGTTCTCCAGCTGGTGACATAGTGGACATGCGGCAATGGTTGGCACACAGCAGCAAGCCCAGCAACAGACACAGCACCAGAGACAGCAGTAGGTAACTCTGCCTGTCTGACACCTAAGAGAAGCACCATCAATTATCAACGGATCGTTGGCAAAGACACTGCAGTGCATGATATCAATTTGTACAGATGAAAACTTACTAAAGGAGTGAGTGTAAAACAACAGGGAGAGGTAATTCTCATTAGGAGATTTGGTCTCCTACCCTATGCACCAGTTATTGCTGAAGACATTAAAAGAGCATCTGAAAACTTTCAGAAGCTTAATCAGTAAATTTAAAAAGCATTTAATAGCATTATAACTCTATACTCTCTTGCTCACCCTCTTCCACCTCTGGAAGACTACTGTATATGCCCACATCTTAAGAGTCAAGCTCATCATCAAGACTTTTCTCTTACCAGGCCCCAAAATAGAGTGAATTCCAATCCTCAATCTGGGCGGCAGACTTGCATAGTTcattcaagaaaggcctaaaGCGTCCCAGTCCTATCTTAACCCATTGATGGCTTTTAAGTGATGACTGCGATATAGATTTGTGGCACTGTTCAGCTACTTTTGAATCCCCAATTGCATGTGTCACTATTGGCAATATTCCCTTGCACACCAATTGCACCAGATAtatactcttggctatgatattgTCATTCACTTCTCTAAAATGTCTGTAGGTGACACATAACTAGATCTTCCAATTGCTGATGCTCTTTGTTGGTTGCTTTGaaaaaaagcatctgctaaatgagaatCTGTAAATGTAAGATAATTTCTTAAACCATGAGACAGGACTCAAAACAGGCTGTAGTTCTGTTTGCTGTAATTATCTTGTAATGGCGTCGGTGTCTTAATATACCTTGGTTACTATTTAGAGACAAGCACCTTTGAGAAAAACATTTTCTGCCTGGAGATTTGCATGTACCTCACTCTGCAGCTGGCTGACCCTGATCGACAGGTTGAGAACAAGCTGAGTCACATTCTCCAGCTGACCCTGCAGGGACTGAATGGATTCTGTCTGCCGCTGGTCCTGCAGGGAGACAGGATAATaaatcaggcagacaatcacatgcaaaaaaacaaaaaaaaccccaaaaaaacaaaaaacaaagacaaaacaaaaacaaaacataagacTTGACTACATCTGCAGTAGTCCGGAATGTTAGATATTATCAACAAATAAACTGGCAGGCATTTAGAAAGTGTGTAAGAAACAAAAAGTCTGAAGAAAGAGTCTTTTGATTTGAAAAGGAAGCAATTACTCAGTTGTGTGGCCATTTTGGATCTATCCTTATAGGTATCCTGATTGATCACAAAATGGAAATAGAATATTTTGATGAGCATATCATACACAAAACATGGAGTCTGTGTGAAAAAACTCCTGTGGACCCACATTTGCTTCCCCCCCATCACTCACTTGCTCCTCAGCTATCCTGGAGGTGTTTTGGAGTTTAATGATGGTTTTGTTGAAAGCACGCTGCATCTCTTCCATTTGTTTTCGATACCTTAAACGGAAACAGAATAAAGGGCAAAACATCAGCAGGGTGTGACTATAATTAAGATCTGAGCTcagttaaagggaaatttcacccatTTTTTTTGTATGaacaatcagtactgatgagcaATATGGTCAGTTGAATCATTAAGGTCCTCACTGTGTAATATACTGACGGCGAAATTAGTGTTGTCCTGCTCAGTCTTTGCCACAGCGCCTACTGTACTAGAATGCATTGTGCGCAAGCCTCTATATCGTCATCCATAAAACCCTCtgcgctagtgttgtgggacgtcatttcTGCTGTCAGAAACATAGCTTAgccgagagaatgaggatgtggtttttgaacagcgtgtttagagcagattagagtattagaaaccctgctaggctgtagttttttgGGCCGCCAACTGATGTTGCGATATGTCACTTGGCGGCCGGAAAAAAACTATTTCACTGCGACaccagagatgcagaaatgattGAGAGCATCTGCAGGTGTTTTTTATCCACCAGCCTTGTCGCAAATACTACACAGAGACAAGGTTTAAAATAAGGTGATaaggtgaattttccctttagaATCAGACGACTTGTATTCAACCACAGCCTGGTTACAATTTGCCTGTTGTTCTAATGTGCTGGCCTGCATCTCCTGCCTGACTCTGTTTCTTACCTCTGGCTAAGCTGTTCCAGGTAGCGCCCACTGAGCGACATGTTCATCTCCAGGGCCTTGATTCGATTGTTGAGTCTCATGAACACAGATTCTTTCTGACTAGAGCCATGAACCTGGTTCCCATTGCCCTGCTCCATGCCGTTTGACAGCTCTGCATAGAactctgaggaggaggaggaggaggaaggggtagAGGCAGGAGAGGAGGGGCGGGGCACTTGACCATTGCCGTTGGATGATGTGAAGATTATATCCTCCACAAGGTCCTCCACTTTGGTGTCAGTGCTAGAGGACAGGCCATTAGAAGACAAAGGTTCTGTGACGGTGTTTGGAGCAAGGTGAGATGACTCAGGGGTGCTGCTGCCATTGTCTGGTATAGATGGAGGAGCAGGCTGTTGTTCTGAGGGGGTAGGGATTGTAGGGTAGGGGAATTGGGGCTGATCTTCTATATCTGGTATCTGGGTTGGGGCATCTAACCCTTCTGGGTAAAAATCGGTGGTGGGTTTCTCATCTTTTAGGGGCAGTACAATCTGATCCACTACAACACTACTGGTGGGTTTTACTGAGACAGGGGTGGAGGTGGCAATATTTAGTGGAGGCTCCTTATGCTTCTCCTCCATCTGCACATCCTTGCTCCCCCCTGGTGTCAGCTCAATGAGCTGGTCTTTACTAGAAAGTTGCAGGGAAAGGGTGGGTGTGGCAGTGGGAGACTCGGTGCTACTGGGTTTGGGGAGGTTTGTTGTCTGACTGGGCTCCAACAGTGGAGGCTCAGGCCTGAAATCTTTTTGAGTCACAATGAGGTCCCCAAGAGAATCTGATGCCTCTACGTGGCtggcctctctctcaccctgcccATAGGCAGTTTCTTTTTCCTGAAGCTGAAGCATTTCAGTGTGGGGCACCTGGGGTTCAGGGCaagcagaggaggagaggggaagctgCTGCGAGGATGGTGTTTGTATGTGGGGAGGAATCGTTGGCTCTCTCTTCAGAGTTTGGCATATCCTCAGTTTAAATAACAGGGCATCACACTGTTGGTGGAGATACTCCTGGAGGGAAGCTGAGCAGGAGCAGGATGGAACAAATGAGGAAGATGAAAATAAAAGGAGTGGTGCACAGTAGTCCAAGCTCTCTTGCTGTCGCCAAAGCGGCTCATCCTTCACTTCCTCTAAGTCCTTTTCCATTTCCAGAAGGATGACTGTGGGATTTGTTGGTTCCTCCTCCTTTTCCTGGAGAGGAGTGACCATCCTTTCCTCAGATATGGGGAGCTCTGGCTGGGTAGGTTTCTCTGGAACAGGGGGCTCTGATGAAGGCGTGTCTTCTGTGGGGTAAAGAGACTGCAGGGAGGCCTCCACCTTGTCAATGTCAGGCCTAAAGAGACAGAAGGACCCTGAATTTAAGAAgtcatacagaaaaaaaaaagaaaaaaaaacaataaaaacaaatataaaaaATCCCCCAGCAAAATAGTTAATTGGATGGCAATTAATGTGCAACCAACAGTAGCtctgggggaataaaaaaaaaaaaattaaatgaatcAAACTTAAAATGACAAAGAAACAATATGAATATTAAGATTATTGCTCTGACCAAATATTTATCATTACATGGAACTTTGAGGTCATTGTCTCTCAGGTCACTTTCAGTtttacttctttcttttcttttttttttttttgccttggtgCACAAACTAAGGGTACTGTACTGTATTTAGtcaagtaaaaaagaaaaattacaGCATATCAGCATAGTTCCCTCTGTTTTTTCACTCTGTGTCCTATATGTCATCTATCAGTTTTCATTTGTGGTAATCTGTTCAAGTTCATGTTACAGTTAAAACCTTTGGTATAAAGTAAAAAATACACTTCTTTCACTGAGCTTAGTTAAGCTTTACTTATTTTCTGTTCGAATGATTCCCAATTGGGAAGATGATGGTGTCTTGCCATGTTCAATGGGATCAATGATGGTTTTAAAACACAAAAGTAGTGAACAAAGTTAATTTTTCCCTGAGCTTTGTTAATGCATTTGACTTGGTGAAAGTTTGTTGATATTGCAGCAGCAAATATGTCCACATTCTCTTGATTTCTCATTAGATGTTACATGTATCTCATGGGTGATGAATCACTTACTGATCCTAGTATGTGGATTGCAGTTGATTGCAGTTTTTATGATTGTGCTACGTCATAAAAACAACAGTAACCATGCTGTCTGCTACGATGGATACAGGTCCTGCTCTGTGTAATCAGTTACAGTTATGTAGACGCACCAATCATAAGCCATCTGCCATTTTGACTACTACTTTCAAAATGCAAAATGGATTCATGTTTTATAAATCGCTTCACTCACAAACAACAGCATATTTCTGTCACTACCGGGCATTTCTTTTATGTGAAGCCGACAATCATGAGTCCTTCCGTGTAATAATAATGTAATGCAGTGTAATGGTGGTAAGTCATATACATCACTCAACTATAgtgaacaaaaaaagaaacaacactTGGCAATTTACATCACAAATTGGCAAATTTAGCTCTGCCCTTACTTTAAACATTTTACTTCGGAATGGAATTATCAATGTGGGGTATAAGTACACACTGTCAGCTTTCATTTGAAGGCACTTTTATCCAAATCAAATTTTCTGTTTAATATTTATTACACTTTGTATATAGTCCCCCAAATTTCGACGCAAACGTACAATTCCCCAGTGTTGTATTTATTTCTATGTCCAGTATGGGCTATTCAATAATAATTAAAGATAAAGGACAGTGGTATTCTTACAAATCTTCTTACTGTGGTTATACTTCAGGCTTTA is a genomic window of Lampris incognitus isolate fLamInc1 chromosome 14, fLamInc1.hap2, whole genome shotgun sequence containing:
- the LOC130123769 gene encoding SUN domain-containing ossification factor-like isoform X1, which produces MMMTTLSWRVVSVWLIVALASRYHVRCTEQHQETQSSMPKEDISLEEEPGETTYHHKIEENRMSHIQSLSEDDLLTLGVGEDQAEEEPVTQELDRKEEDAEVFEVEEPASEVELEPEKGLAEPKAEAVQDPEKQHLEASVIQDKESDSSELLPPSSDPTHAPAAEPEDPPSIPTSQDLTPNHMSDAVVLDVDALELSDDDPAPADCEAGEANPYDKESSPPVVLENTSNAHTAGTKTQLDPSLSPQTGHSTQPLGSNTSHMLMEQGLSSPIITDTDSSVGNKDPEDIPTFDEWKRKMMEVEKEKTQATHTSTNGGTAPAKKVQKNFNNYASVECGAKILGANPEAKSTAAILKENVDLYMLNPCSNKIWFIIELCEPIQLKQLDIANFELFSSTPKDFLVSISDRYPTNKWLKLGTFHARDERTVQSFPLDEHLYAKYVKMFTKYIKVELVSHFGSEHFCPLSLIRVFGTSMVEEYEEIAYPPERPDDPDEDFDSPSGYVPGEVKSSKNLIGSAKDVILNMVNNIAVNVLGGGSETQGNFSTLETNLTEPSSLVDTTTQTTATNLHPLLPDIDKVEASLQSLYPTEDTPSSEPPVPEKPTQPELPISEERMVTPLQEKEEEPTNPTVILLEMEKDLEEVKDEPLWRQQESLDYCAPLLLFSSSSFVPSCSCSASLQEYLHQQCDALLFKLRICQTLKREPTIPPHIQTPSSQQLPLSSSACPEPQVPHTEMLQLQEKETAYGQGEREASHVEASDSLGDLIVTQKDFRPEPPLLEPSQTTNLPKPSSTESPTATPTLSLQLSSKDQLIELTPGGSKDVQMEEKHKEPPLNIATSTPVSVKPTSSVVVDQIVLPLKDEKPTTDFYPEGLDAPTQIPDIEDQPQFPYPTIPTPSEQQPAPPSIPDNGSSTPESSHLAPNTVTEPLSSNGLSSSTDTKVEDLVEDIIFTSSNGNGQVPRPSSPASTPSSSSSSSEFYAELSNGMEQGNGNQVHGSSQKESVFMRLNNRIKALEMNMSLSGRYLEQLSQRYRKQMEEMQRAFNKTIIKLQNTSRIAEEQDQRQTESIQSLQGQLENVTQLVLNLSIRVSQLQSEVSDRQSYLLLSLVLCLLLGLLLCANHCRMSTMSPAGEPEPPTSKSYSYCCPERQFSSCDDLGLKRRASYPLLHSESLQLPTTEGPGALYTEATHSPDNRTKACTNPRVETLKPSSHSVPELANGAIECNGVPIPTNSASPVKGLIHPSFRDSPTEGSSEGSSQSDDPSFCGITKACTRICEGLPAPKTRAEKRALRRRRPKSSCTVVDLVQAPRRDKSASLPISTFQDLVSRKKEQSSGTFRVNAALSGSV